The Pseudomonas alkylphenolica genomic sequence GCGGATAGCCAGCGCCAGTCGGCTTTTGCCCAACGCATCGAAGCCCAGCGCCAGCGCTTGCAGTTGCCGGCTTTCCCGACCACGACCATTGGCTCGTTCCCGCAGACCTCGGCGATCCGTCTGGCACGTCAGGCTTACAAGCAAGGCAAGCTATCGGCCAACGACTACACCGAGGCGATGCACAGCGAGATCCGCCACGCCGTACAAGTGCAGGAGCGTCTGGGCCTGGACGTGCTGGTACACGGCGAGGCCGAGCGCAACGACATGGTCGAGTACTTTGCCGAGCAACTGGATGGCTACAGCTTCACCCGATTCGGCTGGGTGCAGAGCTACGGTTCGCGGTGTGTCAAACCGGCAATCATTTACGGTGACCTGAGCCGTCCGCAGCCGATGACCGTGGCCTGGATCGAGTATGCCCAGCGCCTGACCAGCAAGGTCATGAAAGGCATGCTGACCGGCCCGGTGACCATGCTGATGTGGTCGTTCCCCCGTGAAGACGTGTCGCGCAAGGTCCAGGCCGAGCAACTGGCCCTGGCCATTCGCGATGAAGTACAGGACCTGGAAGCGGCCGGCATCAAGATCGTGCAGATCGACGAAGCGGCGTTCCGCGAAGGTCTGCCACTGCGCCGGGCGCAATGGCAGGCTTACCTGGACTGGGCGGTGGAGGCCTTCCGCCTGTGCTCCAGTGGCGTACGTGATGAAACCCAGATTCATACGCACATGTGCTACAGCGAGTTCAACGACGTGATCGAAGCCATCGCGGCCATGGATGCCGACGTCATCACCATCGAGACTTCGCGCTCGGACATGGAGCTGCTGGAGGCCTTCGAAGCTTTCGACTACCCCAACGACATCGGCCCGGGTGTGTATGACATCCACTCTCCGCGAGTGCCGGACACTGCGGAAATGGTCAAGTTGATGAGCAAGGCGGTCAAGCGGATCCCGGCCGAGCGTTTGTGGGTCAACCCTGACTGCGGCCTCAAGACCCGAGCCTGGCCGGAGACGGAAGCGGCGCTGGTGAACATGGTGGCCGCCGCTCGACAATTGCGTAGCGAACTGGCTTGAACAATCGCGGGGCAAGCCCGCTCCCACAGTAGTTACAGCGCTCCGGTGGGAGCGGGCTTGCCCCGCGATAATGTTCTTACCACTCAGCGAGTGTCATCAAACGGTCACGGTTTTGTGGCAGCGCGCTCGCATGAAAGTCATCAGACTCCCGTTCTACTGGGGATTTTCATTCTGGTGTTTCTTTCATGCGGGCGTTTTTGTTTTTTCTGGCGCTGATCAGCGCTTTACCTACTTTTGCGGCGTCGCGCTGCGACGTCAACGTGCCCACCGAACACGTTGAGGTTGCGCAACTGAATCTGGCTTACCAGAGCATCGGGCGTGACTCAGATCCTGCTTTGTTATTGGTCATGGGGCTCGGTGGCCAGTTGATCCACTGGCCCGATGAAGTGGTGGTTGCCTTGTGCCAACAAGGTTTTCGGGTGATCCGCTACGACAACCGCGACGTCGGCCTGAGCCGTTGGCGCCAGGCACCGGCCAGCGCCAACCTGACCTACCAGGTGCTGCGTTACAAGCTCGGCCTGTCGGTGGCCGCACCCTATAGCCTCAACGACATGGCTGAAGATGGCCTGGGGCTGATGGATGCCCTGCACGTCGAACGCTTCCATGTCCTCGGGGTGAGCATGGGCGGCATGATTGCCCAGCATATGGCGGCAGTGGCCCCGGAACGGGTCGAGAGCCTGACCTTGATCATGTCCAGTTCCGGCGCCCAGGGCTTGCCGACACCTAGCCCGGCGTTGGTGCAGTTGCTGGCACGGCGTGAAGCACCGAACCGCGAAGCGGCGCTGGAGCAGCAGGCTGACCTGCTGGCAGCGCTGGGCAGTCCGCAGGTCGAGGACGATCGCCAGGCGCTGTTGCAGCAGGCCGCGCAATCCTATGACCGGGCCTTCAACCCAGAAGGAGTCGAGCGCCAGATCATGGCCATTCTCGCCGAGCCGAGCCGGGTCGAGCTGCTCAACAGCCTGCGCCTGCCAACGCTGGTGGTGCATGGCACTGCCGATCCGCTATTGCCGGTGATGCATGGCGTGCACTTGGCGGCGCATATCCAGGGCAGTCAGTTGAAATTGATTCCGGGCCTGGCCCATCGTTTTCAGGAGCAGTTCAAGGTGCCTTTGCTGGCGGCGGTGCTGCCTTATCTGAAAACCCAGCAGCTGGCAGACACTCATCTGGCGGTGTATTGATCGCGGGGCAAGCCCGCTCCCACCGGTGGGAGCGGGCTTGCCCCGCGATCGGGTTCAATGCAACTTCACCCACACACTGACCAACACAGTCGCGGCCACCAGCCACGCCACTGCCGCCAGCGCCAGTGACAGCTCCAGGCGCATGCGATCGACCAGTACATACAAGGCCGCCAGGTAGACAAAGTAGGGGATGATCGACCACATGCCGAACAGGATGGTGGTCTTCAAGTCTTCCAATGAGCGGCCCTTGCCGACGATGTAGTGGGCAATCAGGGCGAATGTCGGGAACAGCGGGACGAGTCCGGCGATGTAGTAGTTGCGGGTTTTCGCCAGCGCGGCAAGGATCACCACGACGGCTGCACCGAGGCAGGCTTTGAGTATCAGGTCCACGGGCTTTCTCGTGTTATTGGCCGGTCAACCCAAGCCATATTTCTTAACTTTGTCGAACAGGGTGGTCTTGGCCATGCCCAGCTCCTGGCTGGCCTGGCTGAGGTTGCCGCCCGTGCGTTGCAGGGCATCGCTGAGCAAGTTACGCTCGAAGGCCTCGACCGCTTCGGCAAAACCCAGGCCCTGATTGGCGCTGGCGCCAGCCTTCTTGAAGGCCGGCAGGCCCAGGGCGTAGCGTTCGGCAACGTTGCGCAGTTCACGCACGTTGCCCGGCCAGTCGTGAGCCATCAGGCGTGACAGGGTCTGACTGTCCAGTTGCGGGACTTCGCGGTCGAAGCGCAAGGACGACAGCTGCAGGAAGTGTTCGAACAGTTGCAGGATGTCTTCACGGCGCTCGCGCAGCGGCGGCAGTTCCAGGGTGACCACGTTGAGGCGGTAGTACAGGTCGCTACGGAACTGCCCGCTCTGGCCGAGGGCGTCGAGGTCGGACTTGGTCGCGGCGATCACCCGGCAGTCCACGGCAATGCTCTGGTTCGAGCCGAGGCGCTCGAGGGTGCGTTCCTGCAACACGCGTAGCAGTTTGATCTGCAGGTTGATCGGCATGCTCTCGACTTCGTCGAGGAACAGCG encodes the following:
- a CDS encoding alpha/beta fold hydrolase; this translates as MRAFLFFLALISALPTFAASRCDVNVPTEHVEVAQLNLAYQSIGRDSDPALLLVMGLGGQLIHWPDEVVVALCQQGFRVIRYDNRDVGLSRWRQAPASANLTYQVLRYKLGLSVAAPYSLNDMAEDGLGLMDALHVERFHVLGVSMGGMIAQHMAAVAPERVESLTLIMSSSGAQGLPTPSPALVQLLARREAPNREAALEQQADLLAALGSPQVEDDRQALLQQAAQSYDRAFNPEGVERQIMAILAEPSRVELLNSLRLPTLVVHGTADPLLPVMHGVHLAAHIQGSQLKLIPGLAHRFQEQFKVPLLAAVLPYLKTQQLADTHLAVY
- a CDS encoding GlpM family protein; the protein is MLKACLGAAVVVILAALAKTRNYYIAGLVPLFPTFALIAHYIVGKGRSLEDLKTTILFGMWSIIPYFVYLAALYVLVDRMRLELSLALAAVAWLVAATVLVSVWVKLH